A stretch of the Flavobacterium aquiphilum genome encodes the following:
- the yaaA gene encoding peroxide stress protein YaaA, with the protein MKIVLSPAKSLNFEQELPITQHTSSSFLKESRQVHKVLKQQSPKNLSELMSISDKLADLNWKRNQDWKTPFTPENARPAIYAFDGDVYTGLDAYSIPVDKMEQLQGSLRILSGLYGYLKPLDLIQPYRLEMGTKLPIGESKNLYEFWKKTITDSLNKELKKGELFINLASNEYFSAVDAKALKVPVITPEFKDYKDGKLKMISFFAKKARGLMVRYILDTNAQTIDDLKGFNYEGYQFDTNLSKGNNLVFTR; encoded by the coding sequence ATGAAAATCGTACTCTCTCCGGCCAAATCGCTAAATTTCGAACAGGAATTACCAATAACCCAACATACATCATCTTCTTTTCTGAAAGAATCCAGACAAGTCCATAAAGTTTTGAAGCAACAATCACCGAAAAATTTATCGGAATTGATGTCGATTTCGGACAAGCTAGCTGATTTGAATTGGAAGCGTAACCAAGATTGGAAAACACCTTTCACTCCCGAGAACGCCCGTCCCGCTATTTATGCCTTTGATGGTGATGTCTATACCGGACTCGACGCTTACTCAATTCCTGTGGATAAAATGGAACAGCTTCAAGGCAGTCTTAGGATTTTGTCAGGTTTGTACGGATATTTGAAACCGTTGGATTTGATTCAGCCCTACCGATTGGAGATGGGAACGAAATTACCCATTGGCGAAAGCAAAAATTTATACGAGTTTTGGAAAAAGACCATCACCGATTCCCTGAACAAAGAACTTAAAAAAGGGGAGTTGTTCATCAATTTGGCGAGTAATGAATATTTTTCGGCTGTGGATGCCAAAGCCCTGAAAGTTCCTGTCATCACTCCCGAATTTAAGGATTACAAAGACGGTAAACTGAAAATGATCAGTTTTTTTGCCAAAAAGGCGAGAGGATTGATGGTGCGTTATATTTTGGACACCAATGCCCAAACCATTGATGATTTAAAAGGATTCAATTACGAAGGCTATCAGTTTGACACTAATTTATCCAAAGGAAATAATTTGGTTTTTACGAGGTAG
- a CDS encoding DUF6438 domain-containing protein encodes MRKTTIILALILTLISCKQKSNNYGRLIIGDWKSFYEIPKETTNEDIIILPRRFSPFGESGYSFYKNGEVENKTGYFDFTEKDNDGRNKRKFLGSYTKYRIKNDRLEMFDLKDKKWVNIKIFKLTKDSLILEYNDKSKEKFLKQHYKIDPLNSFDKVIVSTSGCYGTCPIDDIMISKSGEIEYYGKMYVDQKGYCKSKISRKSFIKIENNYKKANFINLKDDYIASRSDAMTITTTFIKDGKILKTITDYGDESPTEMKWATLPIVFLNQNIKLERKDEPRKFVDFEYARFISGKKVCELTKSECFYLKSILQNCEESKKDFKVKYTINYWTDDTEKKVESDGQYFKFETKKGEFTTLNLGYNFLEKNNLLKRVRNKTEYD; translated from the coding sequence ATGAGAAAAACAACGATAATATTAGCATTAATTTTAACTTTAATTTCTTGTAAACAGAAATCTAATAATTATGGGAGATTAATTATAGGCGATTGGAAAAGTTTTTACGAGATCCCAAAAGAAACAACAAATGAAGATATAATTATACTTCCAAGGAGATTTAGTCCATTTGGGGAATCCGGTTATTCATTTTACAAAAATGGAGAAGTCGAGAATAAAACCGGATATTTTGATTTTACTGAAAAAGATAATGATGGGAGAAATAAGAGAAAGTTTCTCGGGAGCTATACAAAATATAGAATTAAAAATGACAGACTAGAAATGTTTGATTTAAAAGATAAAAAGTGGGTAAATATTAAAATATTTAAACTTACTAAAGATTCTTTAATTTTAGAATACAATGACAAATCAAAAGAAAAATTTTTAAAGCAACACTATAAAATTGACCCACTAAATTCCTTTGACAAAGTTATTGTGTCAACTTCGGGATGTTATGGGACTTGTCCTATTGATGACATAATGATTTCCAAAAGTGGAGAAATTGAATACTATGGAAAGATGTATGTGGATCAAAAAGGATACTGTAAATCTAAAATTAGCCGAAAAAGTTTCATTAAAATTGAAAACAATTATAAAAAAGCAAACTTTATAAACTTAAAAGATGATTACATAGCAAGTCGCTCGGATGCGATGACTATTACGACTACATTTATTAAGGATGGCAAAATATTAAAAACTATAACAGATTACGGAGACGAATCACCAACGGAAATGAAATGGGCAACTTTACCAATAGTTTTTCTTAATCAAAATATTAAACTTGAAAGAAAGGATGAGCCCAGGAAATTTGTCGATTTTGAATATGCACGATTTATAAGCGGTAAGAAAGTCTGCGAATTAACTAAATCCGAATGCTTCTATTTAAAAAGTATTTTGCAAAATTGTGAAGAAAGCAAAAAAGACTTTAAAGTAAAATATACAATTAATTATTGGACAGATGATACTGAAAAAAAAGTAGAAAGTGATGGCCAGTATTTTAAATTTGAAACTAAAAAAGGTGAATTTACCACACTAAATCTTGGCTACAATTTTTTAGAGAAAAATAATTTATTAAAAAGAGTAAGAAACAAAACAGAATACGATTAA
- a CDS encoding MDR family MFS transporter — MVQNQEDDLVEYGINRVIITITCIMCALLEIVDTTIVNVALNNMRGSLGATLTDVAWVITAYAIANVIVIPMTSWLSQQFGRRNYFATSIVVFTVSSFLCGNATNIWELVAFRFIQGLGGGALLVTAQTIITESYPVAKRGMAQAIYGMGVIVGPTLGPPLGGYIVDNFSWPFIFYINIPIGIIAALLTIGYVKSPKYGDKLKANQVDWWGIALLATFIGSLQFILEHGQQDDWFNDGMIVALSVVSVFGLVLFIWRELVYKHPIVNLKVLKDNNLRVGTIMSFIMGFGLFGSTFIIPIYTQSVLGWTATDAGLLLLPSSITTGIMMPFIGKMIQRGVPQTYMAAGGFLVFFIFTFLMHGLMTPDTGVEHMFWPLILRGVGLGFLFVPITTLSLSTLKGKHIGEGAAFTGMMRQLGGSFGIAIITTYISRLNQEHRVNLIQYLDQSSLKVQQMVHQLQMGFMSKGYAANEALSKAYKVLEMKVMLQSTVLSYMDIFLYLGILFLFCIPFILTIKKGKNKIDPSEAMH; from the coding sequence ATGGTACAAAACCAAGAAGACGATTTAGTAGAATACGGCATTAACAGGGTTATTATCACGATAACCTGTATAATGTGTGCTTTACTGGAAATTGTGGACACCACAATTGTCAACGTAGCCCTAAATAATATGAGAGGTAGTCTTGGTGCTACCCTAACCGATGTCGCTTGGGTAATCACCGCGTATGCTATTGCAAACGTAATCGTAATCCCAATGACAAGCTGGTTGTCGCAACAATTTGGACGTCGTAATTACTTTGCAACTTCGATTGTTGTTTTTACGGTATCTTCCTTTTTGTGTGGTAATGCCACCAATATTTGGGAACTTGTCGCATTCCGATTCATACAGGGTCTGGGAGGAGGAGCCTTACTGGTAACCGCCCAAACCATCATCACCGAAAGTTATCCGGTTGCCAAAAGAGGAATGGCACAGGCCATTTACGGAATGGGAGTAATTGTGGGGCCTACATTGGGGCCGCCGTTGGGAGGTTATATCGTTGACAATTTCTCATGGCCTTTCATTTTTTACATCAACATTCCAATTGGTATTATTGCCGCCTTGCTGACTATTGGTTATGTAAAAAGCCCAAAATACGGAGACAAACTAAAAGCAAACCAAGTCGATTGGTGGGGAATTGCCCTCTTGGCAACTTTCATCGGTTCACTCCAATTTATTTTGGAACACGGACAACAAGACGATTGGTTCAATGACGGTATGATAGTGGCATTGAGCGTAGTTTCGGTCTTTGGCCTGGTGCTGTTTATATGGAGAGAACTCGTTTATAAACACCCTATTGTAAACCTAAAAGTATTGAAAGACAACAATCTTAGAGTAGGAACCATTATGTCGTTCATTATGGGATTCGGGCTCTTTGGTTCCACCTTTATTATTCCGATTTACACACAGTCAGTATTGGGATGGACAGCTACCGATGCAGGGTTGTTACTGCTTCCGAGTTCGATAACAACCGGAATTATGATGCCTTTTATTGGGAAAATGATTCAGCGTGGAGTTCCCCAAACCTATATGGCAGCGGGAGGATTCCTAGTGTTTTTCATCTTTACTTTCCTAATGCACGGGCTAATGACACCGGATACGGGAGTAGAACACATGTTTTGGCCGTTAATCCTTAGAGGAGTTGGTTTAGGATTTTTATTCGTGCCAATTACCACTTTGTCACTATCCACTTTAAAAGGAAAACATATTGGTGAAGGAGCCGCTTTTACCGGAATGATGAGACAGTTGGGAGGTTCATTTGGTATTGCCATCATCACGACATACATCTCTAGGCTTAATCAGGAACATAGAGTGAATTTGATTCAGTACCTTGACCAAAGTTCGCTCAAAGTACAACAAATGGTACATCAGTTACAGATGGGCTTCATGTCAAAAGGATATGCCGCCAACGAAGCCTTGTCCAAAGCCTATAAAGTACTCGAAATGAAAGTAATGCTCCAAAGCACCGTATTGTCCTATATGGATATCTTTCTGTACCTCGGAATCCTGTTCCTGTTCTGCATTCCTTTCATCCTTACGATCAAAAAAGGAAAAAACAAAATAGATCCATCCGAAGCGATGCATTAA